One window from the genome of Halostella litorea encodes:
- a CDS encoding histone deacetylase family protein, with translation MKFGYSEVCLDHDTGARHPETPDRLRAIREGLKREHGVEYVDAAPVDRAAVEAVHDPAYVAEFHEFCDDGGGNWDPDTVAVERTWDAALQSAGLARWAAETALDGTNGRSTPFAIGRPPGHHAETDDAMGFCFVNNVAVAAQAALSERAERVAVIDWDVHHGNGTQEIFYDRDDVFFASLHEDGIYPGTGEVDETGTGDGDGYTLNVPLPAGAGDAEYEAVVEDAVAPAVADFDPDLLLVSAGFDAHRHDPISRMRVSTEGYGVLTDRVRGIAADADAALGFVLEGGYGLDVLAEGVRMVHEVFDGRKPVEPDDGVDDDVERLVDDVRRAHGLGEK, from the coding sequence ATGAAGTTCGGCTACAGCGAGGTCTGCCTCGACCACGACACGGGCGCGCGCCACCCCGAGACGCCGGACCGCCTCCGGGCGATCCGCGAAGGGCTAAAGCGGGAGCACGGCGTGGAGTACGTCGACGCCGCGCCCGTCGACCGGGCCGCCGTCGAGGCGGTCCACGACCCGGCGTACGTCGCGGAGTTCCACGAGTTCTGCGACGACGGCGGCGGCAACTGGGACCCCGACACCGTCGCCGTCGAGCGGACGTGGGACGCCGCCCTCCAGAGCGCCGGCCTCGCTCGCTGGGCCGCCGAAACAGCGCTCGACGGGACGAACGGGCGGTCGACGCCGTTCGCGATCGGCCGGCCGCCGGGCCACCACGCCGAGACCGACGACGCGATGGGCTTTTGCTTCGTCAACAACGTCGCGGTCGCCGCGCAGGCGGCGCTCTCCGAGCGGGCCGAGCGGGTCGCCGTCATCGACTGGGACGTCCACCACGGCAACGGCACCCAGGAGATATTCTACGACCGCGACGACGTCTTCTTCGCCTCGCTCCACGAGGACGGCATCTACCCCGGCACGGGCGAGGTCGACGAGACCGGGACGGGCGACGGCGACGGATACACGCTGAACGTGCCGCTGCCCGCCGGCGCCGGCGACGCCGAGTACGAGGCCGTCGTCGAGGACGCCGTCGCGCCGGCGGTCGCAGACTTCGACCCCGACCTGCTGCTGGTGAGCGCCGGGTTCGACGCCCACCGCCACGACCCCATCTCGCGGATGCGCGTCTCGACCGAGGGGTACGGCGTGCTCACCGACCGCGTGCGGGGGATCGCCGCCGACGCCGACGCCGCGCTCGGCTTCGTGCTGGAGGGCGGCTACGGCCTGGACGTGCTGGCCGAGGGCGTCAGGATGGTCCACGAGGTGTTCGACGGCCGCAAGCCGGTCGAACCGGACGACGGGGTCGACGACGACGTCGAACGGCTCGTCGACGACGTCCGGCGCGCTCACGGCCTCGGCGAGAAGTAA
- a CDS encoding histone family protein, whose product MSVELPFAPVDTVIRRNAGDLRVSADAAEELARRIQAHGASLAVDAAEQATEDGRKTLMAADFGVGQVVDKESLTLPVAPVDRIARQDIDDSYRVSMDARVALADILEDYADNVAAAAATLARHADRRTVKAEDIETYFKLFD is encoded by the coding sequence ATGAGCGTTGAGTTACCGTTCGCCCCGGTCGATACGGTCATCCGCCGCAACGCGGGCGACCTGCGGGTGAGCGCGGACGCCGCCGAGGAGTTGGCCCGCCGGATCCAGGCCCACGGTGCGTCGCTGGCGGTCGACGCCGCCGAACAGGCGACCGAGGACGGCCGGAAGACGCTGATGGCCGCCGACTTCGGCGTCGGGCAGGTCGTCGACAAGGAGAGCCTGACGCTGCCGGTCGCTCCCGTCGATCGGATCGCGCGGCAGGACATCGACGACAGCTACCGCGTGTCGATGGACGCGCGGGTCGCGCTCGCGGACATCCTCGAGGACTACGCCGACAACGTGGCCGCGGCGGCGGCGACGCTCGCGCGGCACGCCGACCGGCGAACCGTTAAGGCCGAGGACATCGAGACGTACTTCAAGCTCTTCGATTAG
- a CDS encoding single-stranded DNA binding protein, producing the protein MGEIEDVYADLDADVSIEEFREAVEEKVEQMGGLADEETAAMLIAHELGENEVNGVADVEPGMEDVEFTAKVTAVGELRTFERDGEDEPEGRVANVDLADETGSVRVTFWDEMAEGATEELSVGDVIAVKGRPKEGYNGVEVNVSDVDPEVDAEVDVQVQDTYRVEDLSLGLSNVNLAGKVLDTDEVRTFDRDDGSEGKVSNLVVGDPTGKVRVTMWDGMADRAEELSDGLSVEIVDGYVRERDGSLELHVGERGAVEEIDEEVEYVPESTPIETLEIGQTVDISGVVRSADPKRTFDRDDGSEGQVRNVRVQDDTGDVRVALWGPKADKEIAPGDEVALADVEIQDGWQDDIEASAGWQATVTVLDEGDGAPSAGNDAGGDDENAGLGSFGGDGGTSGDANAGGEPSSGSDNATASSDGGAAAAVVADGEDAEFTGTVVQAGDPVVLDDGEETVSVDTDADVRLGQEVTVRGELSDGRIDADDVF; encoded by the coding sequence ATGGGCGAGATAGAGGACGTCTACGCGGACCTCGACGCCGACGTCTCCATCGAGGAGTTCCGCGAGGCCGTCGAGGAGAAGGTCGAGCAGATGGGGGGGCTCGCCGACGAGGAGACCGCGGCGATGCTCATCGCCCACGAACTCGGCGAGAACGAGGTCAACGGGGTCGCCGACGTCGAGCCGGGGATGGAGGACGTGGAGTTCACCGCGAAGGTGACCGCCGTGGGGGAACTGCGGACGTTCGAGCGCGATGGCGAGGACGAACCGGAGGGCCGCGTCGCCAACGTCGACCTGGCCGACGAGACGGGCTCCGTCCGCGTCACGTTCTGGGACGAGATGGCCGAGGGCGCGACCGAGGAGCTGTCGGTCGGCGACGTGATCGCGGTGAAGGGCCGCCCGAAGGAGGGGTACAACGGCGTCGAGGTGAACGTCAGCGACGTCGACCCCGAGGTCGACGCGGAGGTCGACGTGCAGGTCCAGGACACCTACCGCGTCGAGGACCTCTCGCTCGGGCTCTCGAACGTAAACCTCGCGGGGAAGGTGCTCGACACCGACGAGGTGCGCACGTTCGACCGCGACGACGGCAGCGAGGGGAAGGTGTCGAACCTCGTCGTCGGCGACCCGACGGGGAAGGTCCGCGTGACGATGTGGGACGGGATGGCCGACCGCGCCGAGGAACTCTCCGACGGCCTCTCCGTCGAAATCGTCGACGGCTACGTCCGCGAGCGCGACGGCTCGCTCGAACTGCACGTCGGCGAGCGCGGCGCGGTCGAGGAGATAGACGAGGAGGTCGAGTACGTCCCCGAGAGCACGCCCATCGAGACGCTGGAGATCGGCCAGACCGTCGACATCAGCGGCGTCGTGCGCTCGGCCGACCCCAAGCGGACGTTCGACCGCGACGACGGCAGCGAGGGCCAGGTCCGCAACGTCCGCGTGCAGGACGACACCGGCGACGTGCGCGTGGCGCTGTGGGGGCCGAAGGCCGACAAGGAGATCGCCCCCGGCGACGAGGTCGCGCTCGCCGACGTGGAGATCCAGGACGGCTGGCAGGACGACATCGAGGCCTCGGCCGGGTGGCAGGCGACCGTGACGGTGTTGGACGAGGGCGACGGCGCCCCGAGCGCGGGGAACGACGCCGGCGGCGACGACGAGAACGCCGGCCTCGGCTCGTTCGGCGGCGACGGCGGAACGAGCGGGGACGCCAACGCTGGCGGCGAACCGTCGTCGGGCAGCGACAACGCGACGGCATCATCGGACGGCGGCGCGGCCGCGGCGGTCGTCGCCGACGGCGAGGACGCGGAGTTCACCGGCACGGTCGTGCAGGCGGGCGACCCCGTCGTGCTGGACGACGGCGAGGAGACGGTGAGCGTCGACACCGACGCCGACGTCCGACTGGGTCAGGAGGTCACCGTCCGCGGCGAACTGTCGGACGGCCGGATCGACGCCGACGACGTGTTCTGA
- a CDS encoding DUF309 domain-containing protein: MRDHLRAGIAVYNAGGYHAAHDAWEDRWLDLERGTDDERFLHGLIQFTAAVHHARERNWDGVAGLVESADEYLAGLPDEYRGVDVAAVRRHLAALGADPERVERERPPRLAHEGTAVTLGDLEFDAGAVAAAVLAAESERFDESVIDRAARYGREDIEAGRSTSEFVTFVLDFARDAEHRDIVYQRLADHVERRRHRESDVAGLFD; encoded by the coding sequence ATGCGCGACCACCTCCGGGCAGGGATCGCGGTGTACAACGCCGGCGGCTACCACGCCGCCCACGACGCCTGGGAGGACCGCTGGCTCGACCTGGAGCGTGGTACCGACGACGAGCGGTTCCTCCACGGCCTGATCCAGTTCACCGCCGCGGTCCACCACGCCCGCGAGCGCAACTGGGACGGCGTCGCCGGACTGGTCGAGAGCGCCGACGAGTACCTCGCGGGATTGCCCGACGAGTACCGCGGCGTCGACGTGGCCGCGGTCCGCCGGCACCTCGCGGCGCTGGGCGCGGACCCGGAGCGCGTCGAGCGCGAGCGACCGCCGCGGCTCGCCCACGAGGGGACCGCCGTCACGCTCGGCGACCTGGAGTTCGACGCCGGCGCGGTCGCGGCGGCGGTCCTCGCCGCGGAGTCCGAGCGCTTCGACGAGTCCGTCATCGACCGGGCGGCGCGCTACGGGCGCGAGGACATCGAGGCTGGGCGGTCGACGAGCGAGTTCGTCACGTTCGTGCTGGACTTCGCCCGCGACGCCGAGCACCGCGACATCGTCTACCAGCGTCTCGCGGACCACGTCGAGCGGCGGCGACACCGCGAGTCCGACGTCGCCGGGCTGTTCGACTAG
- a CDS encoding PAS domain-containing sensor histidine kinase, whose product MTKPVAVLYVVEGDSDRAAALDRDGIDVDTATPDAVERAGSYDCIVYEPATIDGDDRNLDGALRAAYPDVPVIRVASTGAGEPATDATRADRSTAADRLAERVRAVAGGRAGGPPQASDERDGDRLAALFENVGDPVVRTEFVDGEPVVRNVNEAFERVFGYEADRLLGEPLNDFIVPPDERESAKRLDDRAVSNERIQGEVRRQTADGIRYFLFRAVPIAPDDPTGNYEGFAIYTDITERKTRERRLEVLNRVLRHNMRNNVNVINGYAELLGADAEPQLVERAARTIRRTADDVASLTAKIRDIERAVDGGGRRPVELRPLVDRAVEPYRSAADVTTAVPDGLVVAAGDGLELAVENLVDNAVAHNDTDVPSVRVDARRDGSWIHIAVSDDGPGIPAAERVVLTGEHEITQLEHGSGLGLWLVNWAVTSSGGEVTFADNDPRGSVVTVRLPAASPPPDAASD is encoded by the coding sequence ATGACGAAGCCGGTCGCGGTCCTGTACGTCGTCGAGGGGGACAGCGACCGCGCCGCCGCGCTCGACCGCGACGGGATCGACGTCGACACGGCCACGCCGGACGCGGTCGAGCGCGCCGGGTCCTACGACTGCATCGTCTACGAGCCGGCGACCATCGACGGTGACGACCGGAACCTGGACGGGGCGCTCCGGGCCGCCTACCCCGACGTCCCCGTGATCCGGGTCGCGTCGACCGGGGCCGGCGAACCCGCGACCGACGCGACACGCGCCGACCGCTCGACGGCCGCGGACCGGCTCGCGGAGCGGGTCAGGGCCGTCGCCGGCGGGCGGGCCGGCGGGCCGCCCCAGGCGAGCGACGAACGCGACGGCGACCGCCTCGCCGCGCTGTTCGAGAACGTCGGCGACCCCGTCGTCCGGACCGAGTTCGTCGACGGCGAGCCGGTCGTTCGGAACGTCAACGAGGCGTTCGAGCGGGTGTTCGGCTACGAGGCCGACCGGCTCCTGGGGGAGCCGCTCAACGACTTCATCGTCCCCCCGGACGAACGCGAGAGCGCGAAGCGCCTCGACGACCGCGCCGTATCGAACGAGCGCATCCAGGGCGAGGTGCGGCGACAGACCGCCGACGGGATCCGCTATTTCCTCTTTCGCGCCGTGCCGATCGCCCCGGACGACCCGACGGGCAACTACGAGGGGTTCGCGATATACACCGACATCACCGAGCGGAAGACCCGCGAGCGCCGCCTCGAAGTGCTGAACCGGGTGCTCAGGCACAACATGCGGAACAACGTGAACGTGATCAACGGCTACGCGGAACTGCTCGGCGCGGACGCGGAGCCGCAACTCGTCGAACGGGCCGCGCGGACGATACGGCGGACCGCCGACGACGTGGCGTCGCTGACGGCCAAGATACGCGACATCGAGCGGGCGGTCGACGGGGGCGGCCGCCGGCCCGTCGAACTCCGCCCCCTCGTCGACCGGGCGGTCGAGCCGTACCGGAGCGCCGCCGACGTGACGACCGCGGTGCCCGACGGGCTCGTCGTCGCGGCGGGCGACGGGCTCGAACTGGCCGTCGAGAACCTCGTCGACAACGCCGTCGCGCACAACGACACCGACGTCCCGTCGGTCCGGGTCGACGCGCGGCGCGACGGGTCGTGGATCCACATCGCGGTCAGCGACGACGGGCCGGGCATCCCGGCGGCCGAGCGCGTGGTGCTCACCGGCGAACACGAGATCACCCAACTGGAACACGGGAGCGGGCTGGGGCTGTGGCTGGTTAACTGGGCCGTCACGTCGAGCGGCGGCGAGGTGACCTTCGCCGACAACGACCCGCGGGGGAGCGTCGTCACGGTCCGCCTGCCGGCGGCGTCCCCGCCGCCCGACGCGGCGTCGGACTAG
- the azf gene encoding NAD-dependent glucose-6-phosphate dehydrogenase Azf, whose protein sequence is MDDPVLLTGAAGRVGQAILGGLADEYEWRLLDRDPPTGDPPGEFVVADVTDEEAVREAMEGVSVVIHLAGDPRPEAPWDSVLTNNIDGTKIVYEAAVDAGVDRVVFASSNHAVGAYETDDRTPEMYRPQGDVLLDGTELPRPSNLYGVSKAAGETLGRYYHDHHDLSVCCVRIGNLTEDHPPIDYERGQAMWLSYRDCAHLFDRAIRADYGYEIVYGISDNDRKYYSIEHARDVLGYEPRDNSAEFD, encoded by the coding sequence ATGGACGACCCTGTCTTGCTCACGGGCGCGGCGGGCCGTGTCGGGCAGGCGATCTTGGGGGGACTGGCCGACGAGTACGAGTGGCGGCTCCTCGACCGGGACCCGCCGACCGGCGACCCGCCCGGCGAGTTCGTCGTCGCCGACGTGACCGACGAGGAGGCGGTCCGGGAGGCGATGGAGGGCGTCAGCGTGGTCATCCACCTCGCGGGCGACCCCCGGCCGGAGGCCCCCTGGGACAGCGTGCTGACGAACAACATCGACGGGACCAAGATCGTGTACGAGGCGGCCGTCGACGCCGGCGTCGACCGCGTCGTCTTCGCCTCCTCGAACCACGCCGTCGGGGCCTACGAGACCGACGACCGCACGCCCGAGATGTACCGGCCCCAGGGCGACGTGTTGCTCGATGGGACCGAACTCCCCCGCCCGAGCAACCTCTACGGCGTCTCGAAGGCGGCCGGCGAGACGCTCGGCCGGTACTACCACGACCACCACGACCTCTCGGTCTGCTGTGTCCGCATCGGCAACCTGACCGAGGACCACCCCCCAATCGACTACGAGCGCGGCCAGGCGATGTGGCTCTCCTACCGCGACTGCGCCCACCTGTTCGACCGCGCCATCCGGGCCGACTACGGCTACGAGATCGTGTACGGCATCTCCGACAACGACCGCAAGTACTACTCCATCGAGCACGCCCGGGACGTGCTGGGGTACGAGCCCCGGGACAACTCCGCCGAGTTCGACTGA
- a CDS encoding dihydroneopterin aldolase family protein, whose translation MDPTDREAACFEAGIKFGTLYHQFAGTPVSPDSAASLERAMAEAIENQPFCESVTVDVLEDVLADELAEQSADYAELTGRFVEVEMRIEYEGTTVRTRMAMDGDYPLMEVVDVAD comes from the coding sequence ATGGACCCCACGGACCGCGAGGCGGCCTGCTTCGAGGCCGGGATCAAGTTCGGGACGCTGTACCACCAGTTCGCCGGCACGCCCGTCAGCCCCGACAGCGCCGCCAGCCTGGAGCGCGCGATGGCGGAGGCGATCGAGAACCAGCCGTTCTGCGAGTCCGTCACGGTCGACGTGCTGGAGGACGTCCTCGCGGACGAACTCGCCGAGCAGTCGGCCGACTACGCCGAACTCACGGGCCGGTTCGTGGAGGTCGAGATGCGGATCGAGTACGAGGGGACGACCGTCCGGACGCGCATGGCGATGGACGGCGACTACCCGCTGATGGAAGTCGTCGACGTGGCGGACTGA
- a CDS encoding DUF5790 family protein, translating to MSQSTLDDDELFGEAASEMRSDVEESLAAARAELPESDAVWETDADNVLGVLNGLRSALDVGEAEDHLRDAKKWFTMGQRADAFDDADDLEAAIADLEELIADVEDAAEQVGDLTATVPEIRSALDDAAADEGDEEDEE from the coding sequence ATGAGTCAGTCCACCCTGGACGACGACGAGCTGTTCGGCGAGGCGGCCTCGGAGATGCGGTCGGACGTGGAGGAGTCGCTCGCCGCCGCGCGGGCGGAACTCCCCGAGAGCGACGCCGTCTGGGAGACCGACGCCGACAACGTGCTCGGCGTGCTCAACGGCCTGCGGTCCGCGCTCGACGTCGGCGAGGCCGAGGACCACCTCCGCGACGCCAAGAAGTGGTTCACGATGGGCCAGCGCGCCGACGCGTTCGACGACGCCGACGACCTGGAGGCGGCCATCGCGGACCTGGAGGAACTGATCGCCGACGTCGAGGACGCCGCCGAGCAGGTGGGCGACCTCACCGCGACGGTGCCCGAGATCCGGAGCGCGCTCGACGACGCCGCGGCCGACGAGGGAGACGAGGAGGACGAGGAGTAA
- a CDS encoding creatininase family protein → MHLTDATWTDAAAAGTDLAVVPVGSTEQHGPHAPLGTDAITAEAVAAAGVDAYDGEVVVAPPVSVGVAAEHRQFPGTLWVSEDTFRDYVRETVASLTHHGWDRVVLVNGHGGNVGALREVAGRITREDDAYAVPFTWFDAVGDHGADMGHGGPLETALVRHLRPELVREDRIDEAREGASDGWGEWVSGTNLAHDSAEFTENGVVGDPAEGDAERGEELLELAAESLADLLSAVEARDVNRPPDR, encoded by the coding sequence GTGCACCTGACCGACGCGACGTGGACGGACGCCGCGGCCGCCGGGACGGACCTCGCCGTGGTGCCCGTCGGCAGCACCGAGCAACACGGCCCGCACGCGCCGCTGGGGACCGACGCGATAACCGCCGAGGCGGTCGCGGCGGCCGGCGTCGACGCCTACGACGGCGAGGTGGTCGTCGCGCCGCCGGTTTCCGTCGGCGTCGCCGCGGAGCACCGCCAGTTCCCGGGCACGCTGTGGGTGAGCGAGGACACGTTCCGCGACTACGTCCGGGAGACCGTCGCCAGCCTCACCCACCACGGCTGGGACCGGGTCGTGCTGGTCAACGGCCACGGCGGCAACGTCGGCGCGCTCCGGGAGGTCGCCGGCCGGATCACGCGCGAGGACGACGCCTACGCCGTCCCCTTCACCTGGTTCGACGCGGTCGGCGACCACGGGGCCGACATGGGCCACGGCGGGCCGCTGGAGACGGCGCTCGTCCGGCACCTCCGCCCGGAACTGGTCCGCGAGGACCGCATCGACGAGGCGCGCGAGGGGGCCAGCGACGGCTGGGGGGAGTGGGTGAGCGGGACCAACCTCGCCCACGACTCCGCGGAGTTCACCGAGAACGGCGTCGTCGGCGACCCCGCTGAGGGCGACGCCGAGCGCGGCGAGGAACTGCTGGAACTGGCGGCCGAATCGCTGGCCGACCTGCTCTCGGCGGTCGAGGCGCGGGACGTGAACCGGCCGCCGGACCGCTAG
- a CDS encoding DUF5789 family protein has translation MTDDDREMGVDFGDLEEKLGNHDYPADTEELLDAYGDETLTFSEGEATFRELVEPMGDQEFESEDDVRQAVFTMVGDEAIGRKNYSDRTPPAPGEDRQEEGAPGEDISEDQESF, from the coding sequence ATGACAGACGACGACAGAGAGATGGGCGTCGACTTCGGCGACCTGGAGGAGAAACTGGGGAACCACGACTACCCCGCGGACACCGAGGAACTGCTCGACGCGTACGGCGACGAGACGCTCACCTTCTCGGAGGGCGAGGCGACGTTCCGCGAACTGGTCGAGCCGATGGGCGACCAGGAGTTCGAGAGCGAGGACGACGTCCGGCAGGCGGTTTTCACGATGGTCGGGGACGAGGCCATCGGGCGCAAGAACTACAGCGACCGGACCCCGCCCGCGCCGGGCGAGGACCGGCAGGAGGAGGGCGCGCCCGGCGAGGACATCTCGGAGGACCAGGAGTCCTTTTGA
- a CDS encoding alpha,alpha-trehalose-phosphate synthase (UDP-forming), producing the protein MADGSAAEDGNVADAVRAVESLDGAPIVVSNREPYSHGYDDDDGGITVDRPAGGLTAALDPVMQTVEGSWVAWGDGEADREASDDGVVSVPPDDPSYDLHRVWLTDEQLDGYYRGISNRTLWPLCHSDTARVHFSTDDWERYRTVNCEFASAVTAAADGTAPVVWFQDYHLALAPRVLRERLLPDAFAMHFWHLPWPSWDVFRVCPRAVAVLDGLLANDLLGFHTPDYCRQFLDCAERALDAAVDRENGIVRYRGGSTTVRPFRLGIDADAIRDRAETPAAADFWDEFRADHGIGEHTQVALGVDRLDYTKGIERRFDALERLWERSPEWRGRLTFVQKGAKSRSSIPAYSRLQGRITERIEAINERFGTEDWQPVVFTTAMLSEDDLAGLYRGADLMLITPVRDGMNLVAKEYVASQVDDPGVLVLSEFAGAAEELDEGAMIVNPYDVDAVADAVARGLRLPDAERAHRAATLDERVHENDVFAWITRQFRTARAVQQGKRYTATRGRQSQ; encoded by the coding sequence GTGGCCGACGGTAGCGCCGCGGAGGACGGGAACGTCGCCGACGCCGTACGGGCAGTCGAGTCGCTCGACGGCGCGCCGATCGTCGTCTCGAACCGCGAGCCCTACAGCCACGGCTACGACGACGACGACGGCGGGATAACCGTCGACCGCCCCGCCGGCGGCCTGACCGCCGCTCTGGACCCCGTGATGCAGACGGTCGAGGGGTCGTGGGTGGCGTGGGGCGACGGCGAGGCCGACCGCGAGGCGAGCGACGACGGCGTCGTCAGCGTGCCGCCCGACGACCCGTCGTACGACCTCCACCGGGTGTGGCTGACCGACGAGCAACTCGACGGCTACTACCGCGGGATCAGCAACCGGACGCTGTGGCCGCTCTGTCACTCCGACACCGCCCGCGTTCACTTCTCGACCGACGACTGGGAGCGGTACCGGACGGTCAACTGCGAGTTCGCGTCGGCGGTGACGGCCGCCGCCGACGGCACCGCCCCGGTGGTCTGGTTCCAGGACTACCACCTCGCGCTCGCCCCGCGGGTCCTCCGGGAGCGCCTGCTCCCGGACGCGTTCGCGATGCACTTCTGGCACCTGCCGTGGCCCTCGTGGGACGTGTTCCGCGTCTGCCCACGGGCGGTGGCGGTGCTGGACGGCCTGCTCGCCAACGACCTGCTTGGGTTCCACACGCCCGACTACTGCCGCCAGTTCCTCGACTGCGCGGAGCGGGCGCTGGACGCGGCGGTCGACCGGGAGAACGGCATCGTCCGCTACCGCGGCGGGTCGACGACGGTCCGGCCGTTCCGGCTGGGGATCGACGCCGACGCGATACGGGACCGCGCCGAAACGCCGGCGGCCGCCGACTTCTGGGACGAGTTCCGGGCCGACCACGGCATCGGGGAGCACACGCAGGTCGCGCTCGGCGTCGACCGGCTGGACTACACCAAGGGGATCGAACGCCGGTTCGACGCCTTAGAGCGGCTCTGGGAGCGCTCGCCGGAGTGGCGCGGCCGCCTGACGTTCGTCCAGAAGGGGGCGAAAAGCCGGAGCTCGATCCCGGCGTACAGCCGGCTGCAGGGCCGCATCACGGAGCGTATCGAGGCGATCAACGAGCGCTTCGGCACCGAGGACTGGCAGCCGGTCGTCTTCACGACCGCGATGCTCTCCGAGGACGACCTCGCGGGGCTGTACCGCGGCGCGGACCTGATGCTCATCACGCCGGTGCGGGACGGGATGAACCTCGTCGCCAAGGAGTACGTCGCGTCGCAGGTCGACGACCCCGGCGTGCTCGTCCTGAGCGAGTTCGCCGGCGCGGCCGAGGAGCTGGACGAGGGCGCGATGATCGTCAACCCCTACGACGTCGACGCGGTCGCCGACGCCGTCGCCCGCGGCCTCCGGCTGCCGGACGCGGAGCGGGCACACCGCGCGGCGACGCTCGACGAGCGCGTCCACGAGAACGACGTGTTCGCCTGGATCACGCGCCAGTTCCGGACGGCCCGCGCCGTACAGCAGGGCAAACGGTACACGGCCACCCGCGGCCGCCAGTCGCAGTGA
- the otsB gene encoding trehalose-phosphatase, whose translation MTGSDHADDDREDAAGEPPRSDPADVAAEIADRAAERGGLALFSDFDGTLAPIVERPDEAAMADGMADLLQTFRDAPAVTTAVVSGRALADLRERVGVDGLAYAGNHGLELDADGETTVHPAAADARDALSEVCRRLRREIDAQGVVVEDKGATATVHYRMADEGAVPRVRERVRAAAEDASLELTSGKAVLELRPRTDWDKGRAVEWLLDRRVPDGERPTAVYVGDDTTDEAAFRALPEGGVGVKVGDGETAADYRVADVPAVRTLLADVAASVGGDGAPE comes from the coding sequence GTGACGGGGAGCGATCACGCCGACGACGACCGCGAGGACGCGGCGGGGGAGCCGCCGCGGAGCGACCCCGCCGACGTGGCCGCCGAGATAGCCGACCGCGCTGCCGAGCGCGGCGGCCTCGCGCTGTTCTCGGACTTCGACGGCACCCTCGCGCCCATCGTCGAGCGGCCCGACGAGGCCGCGATGGCCGACGGGATGGCCGACCTGCTCCAGACGTTCCGGGACGCGCCCGCGGTCACGACCGCCGTCGTCAGCGGCCGGGCGCTGGCCGACCTGCGCGAGCGCGTCGGCGTCGACGGCCTCGCGTACGCCGGCAACCACGGCCTCGAACTGGACGCCGACGGCGAGACGACCGTCCACCCCGCCGCGGCGGACGCCCGCGACGCGCTGAGCGAGGTGTGCCGGCGGCTCCGCCGGGAAATCGACGCGCAGGGCGTCGTCGTCGAGGACAAGGGGGCGACGGCGACGGTCCACTACCGGATGGCCGACGAGGGCGCGGTGCCGCGGGTCCGCGAGCGCGTGCGGGCCGCGGCCGAGGACGCGTCGCTGGAGCTCACGAGCGGGAAGGCGGTGCTGGAGCTCCGCCCGCGGACGGACTGGGACAAGGGCCGGGCCGTCGAGTGGCTGCTCGACCGCCGCGTGCCCGACGGCGAGCGGCCGACCGCCGTCTACGTCGGCGACGACACGACCGACGAGGCCGCGTTCCGGGCGCTCCCGGAGGGCGGCGTCGGCGTGAAGGTCGGCGACGGCGAGACTGCCGCCGACTACCGGGTCGCGGACGTGCCGGCAGTCCGGACGCTGCTGGCGGACGTCGCGGCGTCGGTAGGTGGAGACGGCGCGCCGGAGTAG